GTTGTTTACCATAGTGCTACTTCTGTTACCAATGTAACTTACTCAAAACACGTATACTCTATGGGTCTTGGAGCTACATACAAATTTAACTAAAACAATTAGGTTTCCCTTTTGGGAGACCTTTTTTTTATAAATAAAAAAAGGAGAAGATATTACTCCTCTCCGTGATTTTCATCATTAGTTTTTAATTCCTCTAAATCCTTTTCCATCTTTTTAATCTTCTTATGGATTTCATTTACTCTAAACTCAAGAGAATTAAGTATCCAAAATTGGAAATGGTTCGCCCTTTGTGACTCATAAAACATCCAAATTAACTTAAACACTCCTAAAAGTGTTGCAACTTGAATTGCTAAAGTATGAGTTAATTTATTAAATAACCCACCTATAACTAAAAGTCCTAAAATTATTCCTATTAATAATAGATTAATAACTCTATCGTGGGGATTTCCTGCTCCTCCAACTTGACCTACTATATTTCTAATTCTCTCTTTTTCTCTCTGGAACTCTTGTAGTTCCTCCCTCAGTTGCTCTTCACCTTTCATTCAACCACCCCTTATAAGTTTTTATTCATTCTTAAGTAGTTTGCAACCTCTACAACTCTTTTTGTTTCCCTTACATCATGAACTCTTAAAATATTCCCACCTAAGTAAGCTGATATTGCTGCTATAGCTAAACTTCCCTCTAGCCTTTCCTTAGGTTCCTCTATATTTAAAATCTTTCCTATGAAGGTTTTTCTAGAAGCTCCAATTAAAATAGGTAGATTAAATTTCTCCTTTAATCTCTCTATATTATTTATAACTTCAACATTTTCCTTTATCCCTTTGGCAAAACCAATTCCAGGGTCTAATATAATTTTATCCCTAGATAATCCATTTTTCAAGGCTAAATCTATGGATTCTTGAAGTTCTTCCTCTATCTCTTTTATTATATTCCCATAATGGTAATTTTCCTGCATATTTTTTGGATTT
The DNA window shown above is from Cetobacterium ceti and carries:
- the folP gene encoding dihydropteroate synthase; this translates as MVLDFSKKIYVMGILNVTPDSFSDGGDNFHVEGAVKRAKEMVKEGADIIDIGGESSRPGADPVSLEEELKRVIPVIERLSKEIDVPISIDTYKSEVAKKALEAGAHIINDISGFKRDENMAKVAGEKNAYSILMHMRGNPKNMQENYHYGNIIKEIEEELQESIDLALKNGLSRDKIILDPGIGFAKGIKENVEVINNIERLKEKFNLPILIGASRKTFIGKILNIEEPKERLEGSLAIAAISAYLGGNILRVHDVRETKRVVEVANYLRMNKNL